The Lysobacter gummosus genome includes a region encoding these proteins:
- a CDS encoding glycoside hydrolase family 27 protein — MHDRRFRFTLARAVLLTTALLSSTGAAAQAVQAKKFTPLDDYNVEFGPNANLFPASKDPKRTHNGLAMTPPMGWNSWNKFGCQISEKVVRSVADAMVSSGMKDAGYEYVIIDDCWQGPRDKDGRITADPVKFPSGIKALSDYIHAKGLKFGIYSDAGRMTCGRRPGSQGYEFQDARTYAEWGADYLKYDWCYTGTRDSQEAYSLMADALRATGRDVVLSICNWGVNRPTFSDKSRPWEWGQKIGNLWRTTEDINDRWEGGGMFALGVSNIIDLHEPLHPYAGPGHWNDPDMLEVGNGGMTTDEYRSQFSLWALMAAPLLAGNDIASMDKTTGEILLNREVIAVDQDPLGVQGRRVRDDGDLEVWSKPLADGGRAVILFNRGKAPAEIAVSWPELGLPASVPVEVRDLWAHKSLGAKSGRYSATVPSHGVVMLRLQAVDKH; from the coding sequence ATGCACGACCGTCGATTTCGCTTCACCCTCGCTCGCGCAGTGCTGCTCACCACCGCGCTGCTGAGCTCCACCGGCGCCGCGGCGCAGGCCGTGCAAGCCAAGAAGTTCACTCCGCTGGACGACTACAACGTCGAATTCGGCCCCAACGCCAACCTGTTTCCCGCGTCGAAAGACCCTAAGCGCACACATAACGGACTGGCGATGACGCCGCCGATGGGCTGGAACAGCTGGAACAAATTCGGCTGCCAGATCAGCGAGAAGGTCGTGCGCAGCGTCGCCGACGCCATGGTAAGCAGCGGCATGAAAGACGCCGGCTACGAGTACGTGATCATCGACGACTGCTGGCAAGGCCCGCGCGACAAAGACGGACGCATCACCGCCGATCCGGTGAAGTTCCCATCCGGAATCAAGGCGCTGTCCGACTACATCCACGCCAAGGGACTGAAGTTCGGCATCTACTCCGACGCGGGACGCATGACCTGCGGCCGTCGCCCGGGCAGCCAAGGCTACGAGTTCCAGGATGCGCGCACGTATGCCGAATGGGGCGCGGACTACCTCAAGTACGACTGGTGCTACACCGGCACGCGCGACAGCCAGGAAGCCTATTCGCTGATGGCCGACGCGCTGCGCGCGACCGGGCGCGATGTCGTGCTCTCGATCTGCAACTGGGGCGTCAACCGGCCCACCTTCAGCGACAAGAGCCGGCCTTGGGAATGGGGCCAGAAGATCGGCAACTTGTGGCGGACCACCGAAGACATCAACGATCGCTGGGAAGGCGGCGGCATGTTCGCGCTGGGCGTGTCCAACATCATCGATCTGCACGAACCGCTGCATCCCTACGCCGGCCCAGGCCATTGGAACGACCCCGACATGCTGGAGGTCGGCAACGGCGGCATGACGACGGATGAATACCGTTCGCAGTTCAGCCTGTGGGCGTTGATGGCCGCGCCGTTGCTCGCCGGCAACGACATCGCCAGCATGGATAAGACTACCGGCGAGATCCTTCTCAATCGCGAGGTCATAGCCGTCGATCAGGATCCACTCGGCGTCCAGGGACGGCGCGTGCGCGACGATGGCGACTTAGAGGTGTGGTCCAAGCCGCTCGCCGACGGCGGCCGGGCGGTGATCTTGTTCAACCGCGGCAAAGCGCCGGCCGAGATCGCGGTGAGCTGGCCGGAGCTGGGCCTGCCCGCCTCGGTGCCCGTGGAAGTGCGCGACCTGTGGGCGCACAAATCGCTGGGGGCAAAATCCGGCCGTTATTCCGCCACCGTTCCTTCGCACGGGGTGGTGATGCTTCGGCTGCAGGCCGTCGATAAGCACTGA
- a CDS encoding porin, with protein sequence MPAHRLNRSALAVAVCAASLASVAHAADDKAAPLTWNGITLYGAVDIGVAYQNHGVPVSQDMYTGVAYLVTKNSRDSVTSIAPNGMSQSKLGLRGDIPLADDLSGVFNFEMGFNPHSGKISDALASLVSNNGVAREDQRTAADGSRAGQIFNGPAFLGLSSKRYGTLSLGRHNTLLTDVVGKYDPLGLSLAFSLMGASGTTAGGGNTQNVRLDNSIKYTLTHGAFHGGLLYQPGNSESSPGKAAQLDLGVQKGALSVDVVYAFKNRAISAASLSASQFATPGVPRDSLAATVSDNRAVALAASYKLGDNWKISGGHERIRYRNPSDPLQPGFHGLGGYLISFVNNAAFPRAKHLQVSWLGANWQIDERLSLTGAWYHYDQNSYGAAHCADRSAGTCQGTLDAWSAVLDYRFNKRFDVYGGAMYSRVSDGLSSGFWRTSVVSPMVGARLQF encoded by the coding sequence ATGCCTGCCCATCGACTGAATCGATCCGCCCTGGCCGTCGCCGTTTGCGCGGCCAGCCTGGCGAGCGTAGCGCATGCCGCCGACGACAAAGCCGCGCCGCTGACATGGAACGGCATCACCTTGTACGGCGCGGTCGACATCGGCGTGGCCTACCAGAATCACGGCGTGCCGGTGAGCCAGGACATGTATACCGGCGTGGCCTATCTGGTCACCAAGAACAGCCGCGATTCAGTCACCTCGATCGCGCCCAACGGGATGAGCCAGTCCAAGCTCGGCCTCAGGGGCGACATCCCGCTCGCCGACGATCTGTCGGGCGTGTTCAATTTCGAAATGGGCTTCAACCCGCATTCGGGAAAGATTTCCGATGCGCTGGCCTCGCTGGTGAGCAACAACGGGGTGGCGCGGGAAGATCAGCGAACCGCCGCCGACGGCTCGCGCGCGGGACAGATCTTCAACGGCCCGGCGTTCCTGGGCCTGAGCTCGAAACGCTACGGCACGTTGAGCCTGGGGCGGCACAACACCCTGCTCACCGATGTCGTCGGCAAGTACGATCCGCTCGGCTTGTCGCTAGCGTTTTCGCTGATGGGCGCCTCGGGCACCACCGCCGGCGGCGGCAATACCCAGAACGTGCGGCTGGACAATTCGATCAAATACACCCTGACCCACGGCGCCTTCCACGGCGGGTTGCTATACCAGCCGGGCAACAGCGAGAGCAGCCCGGGCAAGGCGGCTCAACTCGACCTGGGCGTACAGAAAGGCGCGCTGTCGGTCGATGTGGTGTACGCGTTCAAGAACCGCGCGATCAGTGCCGCTTCGCTGAGCGCCAGCCAGTTCGCGACGCCAGGAGTACCGCGTGATTCGCTGGCCGCGACGGTATCGGACAACCGCGCGGTCGCCCTCGCCGCCAGCTACAAGTTGGGCGATAACTGGAAGATTTCCGGCGGCCACGAGCGCATCCGCTATCGCAATCCGAGCGATCCGCTGCAACCCGGATTCCACGGCCTGGGCGGCTATCTGATCAGCTTCGTCAACAATGCGGCTTTCCCGCGCGCCAAGCATCTGCAGGTGTCGTGGCTGGGGGCGAACTGGCAGATCGACGAACGCCTGAGCCTTACCGGGGCCTGGTATCACTACGACCAGAACAGTTACGGCGCCGCTCATTGCGCGGACCGTTCCGCGGGCACCTGCCAGGGCACGCTCGATGCCTGGTCGGCGGTGCTCGATTACCGTTTCAACAAGCGTTTCGACGTGTACGGCGGCGCGATGTACTCGCGGGTTTCCGACGGCTTGTCCAGCGGCTTTTGGCGCACCAGCGTCGTCAGCCCGATGGTCGGGGCGCGGCTGCAGTTCTGA